The genomic interval AAATTCAATTGAAAACCCTGACTCTGCTTTCCTAGAATTTAGAAAATCTATACTTTGAACGCTTGGCTTTGAAGAAACACTGTTTTCCCCTGGTCAGTTTACTTCCGTGGCAGCTGCTTAAGTATGTACGGTCCTGCTGCACCCAACCCCACGCCAGCAGGGCAGGCTAGCACCCCACTGCTGTCCATGCAGTCTCTGGGGTCCCACCAGCTCCTGTAAGGCAGAACTAAGCTGCATGACACACAGAAGTCTTGGTTTTGTACAGAAACTTTAATTGCAAACAACTTGAAAGCAGCTATCCTGGGGGTGGCAGGGGAGAACTCACCACACCCTCCCCTCAGTATTCTTCGCCttcttcagcctcagcttccACGGAATCCACGCCCACCTCTTCGTAATCCTTCTCCAGAGCTGCTAGGTCCTCTCGGGCCTCAGAGAACTCTCCCTCTTCCATGCCTTCGCCCACGTACCAGTGCACAAAGGCCCGCTTGGCATACATGAGATCGAACTTATGGTCCAGGCGGGCCCAGGCCTCCGCGATGGCCGTGGTGTTGCTCAGCATGCACACGGCCCTCTGCACCTTGGCCAGGTCTCCCCCAGGGACCACTGTGGGGGGCTGGTAGTTAATGCCCACCTGCCAGAGAAGGGAAATAAAGCAGTCTGTGAAGCTTATATCAAACCTAGAAATGGTAGCTACTTTTCCTCAAACAGAAGACACCCTGTAGGTGACAAGGAGAATACGCAGTTCACCTCACAAACGTCACTAAGCCCTTCTCTGCGCCAGGCAGGGTGATAGTTCCAGATGGAGAACACAGAAAGGAACCTTGGAGGTAGCCACCCTGGTGGGATCCTAAGCTACCTAAAGGGCTGTGTCCTAGTACCTGTGACATGTGATTGGTGCCCAGGTGAAGACAGTCTTCCCTCTGAAAATGTATGCTGCTTGTCTTCTTTGTAGATTACAATTAAATTCTGTAGCTAAACTTTTTCCACCCAGATAGATTCAGAGTACACATCTCTTCCCCATGCTATCACAAGGAACATCATACCCACTTCTAACCCACAAAACAAGCCACTGTGGATATGCAAAGGTAGCAGATCATGGGTCAAGAGTCATATGAATGCTGCTACCACAGCATCAGGAAGTGGTCGAAGTGGTCCATGTGCCTGCCTAAGTAGGGGGTGGCATTCCAAGGTGGTAACCAAAGGGGAAGCATTCCAAGTTTCAGAACTCGGGATTAACATGACCTGACATCCTGGCAGCAGTGCACAGGGTCAACTGGAGCAGGGATCAGCACACTTGTTCTATAAATGACAacatcaggccaggtgtggtggctcaagcctgtgaccccagcactttgggagactgaggcgggcagatcacgtgaggccaggggtttgagaccagcctggccaacatggcgaaaccccatgtctactaaaaatacaaatactagctgggtgcagtggctcatgcctgtaatccagcacttgggaggctaaggcgggtggatcacctgaggccaggagttcgagaccagcctggctaacatggcaaaatcccatctctaccaaaaatacaaaaattagcaggtgcctgtaatcccagctacttggaaggctgaggcagagaacttcttgaacctgggaggtggaggatgcagtgagccaagatcacgctactgcattgcaacctgggtgacaaagcgagactgtctcaaaaaaaaaaaaaaaaaaaaattacccgggcatagtggtgcatatctgtggtcccagctactcgggaggctgaggtgagagaatcgcttgagcctgagggcagaggttgcagtgagccaggatcacactactgtactctagcctgggatacaaagcaagaccctatctcaaaaaataaataaataaataaataaataaataaatatcaccaCAGATATATAGTGTGATGACTCAGAAAGAGAGTTCAAAAGACATCactgggctgggcccagtggctcaagactgtaatcccagcactttgggaggctgaggtgggcagatcgcctgaggtcaggagttcaagaccaacctggccaacatggtaaaaccccgtctctactgaaaatacaaaaattagccgggtgtagtggtgggtacctgtaatcccagctacttgggagggtgaggccagagaattggttgaacccgggaggcaagagttgcagtgagctgagatcacaccactgcactccagcctggtcgacagagcaagactgtctcaaaaaaaaaaaaaaaaaaatttcagtgatTCAATTATCAACTCTGGTTCACTACTTTATGCCCACATGCCTAGCCCGTGGAACAGGGATAATCTCCCCAAAGGATGCGGGCCTTCAGGGACAGTGTTATTTTGTGCGTCTGCTGCTTGCGGAAAGGCCTCCACATCACCTAGTCATACCTTAAATCCAGTCGGGCACCAATCCACAAACTGGATAGTGCGCTTGGTCTTGATGGTGGCGATGGCTGCGTTGACGTCTTTGGGGACCACATCCCCCCTGTACAACATGCAGCAGGCCATGTACTTGCCATGGCGAGGGTCACACTTGACCATCTGATTGGCTGGCTCAAAGCAGGCATTGGTGATCTCAGCCAAGGACAGCTGCTCGTGGTAGGCCTTCTCGGCTGAGATGACCGGGGCGTAGGTGGCCAGGGGGAAGTGGATGCGGGGGTATGGCACTAGGTTGGTCTGGAATTCCGTCAAGTCCACATTCAGGGCCCCATCGAATCGCAGGGAGGCCGTGATGGAGGACACGATCTGCCCAATCAGGCGATTGAGGTTGGTGTACGTGGGACGCTCGATGTCCAGGTTGCGCCGACATATGTCATAGATGGCTTCATTGTCGACCATGAAGGCATAGTCAGAATGTTCCAGGGTCGTGTGGGTGGTCAGGATGGAGTTGTAGGGCTCCACCACGGCCGTGGAGACCTGGGGGGCTGGGTAAATGGCAAACTCTAGCTTGGACTTCTTGCCGTAATCCACTGAGAGCCGCTCCATGAGCAGAGATGCAAACCCAGAGCCAGTGCCACCCCCAAAGCTGTGGAAGATGAGGAAGCCCTGCAGTCCCGTGCACAGATCCGCCTGAGAGAAACCAGACAACGTGAGTCAATGCCCGTGGAAGCCACACCACCAACCTCCAACAAGCCAGGGCCACTTCTCTTTGCCTCTGAAGACTTGATACGGATTCAAATCATCCATAATAAACACGCAGTACACTTTGAAGCaaagaaaagcagacaaagaTCTACAGACAAATCACTATTGCAGACTCAGTAGGACTCAAGATGCTGgtctaagtttttgtttgtttgcttgtttgtgatggaatcttgctctgttgcccaggctggagtgcagtggtgcaatctcagctcactgcaacctctgcctcccaggttcaagcaattctcctgcctcagcctctcaagtagctgggagtacgggggtgcaccaccacacccagctaatttttgtatttttagtagacatagagtttcaccatgtaggccagactggtctcaaactcccgacctcaggtgatccacccacttcagcctcccaaagtgctgggattacacatgtgagccaccacgcccggccaacatgcTGAtctaaattttgataaaatgacctccctttcaccttccaagAACTACCCTCCCATGCAAGACAATGGCCACATGAAACCTTCTCTTCTTACCAGTTTGCGGATCCGGTCCAGGACTAGGTCAACAATCTCCTTGCCGATGGTGTAATGGCCTCTGGCGTAATTATTGGCTGCATATTCTTTCCCAGTGATCAGCTGCTCCGGGTGGAAGAGCTGCCTGTAGGTCCCTGTGCGCACTTCATCTACAAAAGAGACAGTGTGTGCTATGAATCTTTAAGGCCCGTACTCACCAAGATGGACACATTCCAGGACTGTTCACTTCTACAGAGTACATGCTGTTCAAAGTACATGACCTACAAGTCATAGGTCAACAGCGGCAGCATCTGGTAGACAATGTCTCTGTGTGATAACCAAACTGCATATGCAGTTTATGACTTTACGAAGTTACA from Rhinopithecus roxellana isolate Shanxi Qingling chromosome 6, ASM756505v1, whole genome shotgun sequence carries:
- the LOC115898194 gene encoding tubulin alpha-3 chain-like, with the translated sequence MAAWQRQANPVQRARADGCSWLSAAVARECISIHVGQEGVQICNACWELYCLEHGIQPDGQMPSDKTIGGSDDSFNTFFSETGAGKHVPRAVFVDLEPTVVDEVRTGTYRQLFHPEQLITGKEYAANNYARGHYTIGKEIVDLVLDRIRKLADLCTGLQGFLIFHSFGGGTGSGFASLLMERLSVDYGKKSKLEFAIYPAPQVSTAVVEPYNSILTTHTTLEHSDYAFMVDNEAIYDICRRNLDIERPTYTNLNRLIGQIVSSITASLRFDGALNVDLTEFQTNLVPYPRIHFPLATYAPVISAEKAYHEQLSLAEITNACFEPANQMVKCDPRHGKYMACCMLYRGDVVPKDVNAAIATIKTKRTIQFVDWCPTGFKVGINYQPPTVVPGGDLAKVQRAVCMLSNTTAIAEAWARLDHKFDLMYAKRAFVHWYVGEGMEEGEFSEAREDLAALEKDYEEVGVDSVEAEAEEGEEY